The Vitis vinifera cultivar Pinot Noir 40024 chromosome 1, ASM3070453v1 DNA segment aaagaaataaaactcccAACTCTCCCGAAGGAGGTTGTAATGCCCCATCCAATTTTTGTAAAGGAAATAACAATAAGAGAGCCAGACATCGCCGTTTTGCCCTCCGTTTCAAGCGCCTCCGGACGTCTCGCGAGTCTGAACCATTCGGGGCCTTCAATGTCAGTGGCTGGACGTCTGGCTCTTCTGGCTGAGGAGGCGACTTCAATAAATCAGCCCGGCTCTCCCCATCCGGATGCGGATGCAGTTGGGGCCTCTTGTGCTGCAGCATTGCCTCCTACGGCACCCCCAACGGAAGAAATGGAGGCAGAAAGTTAGGGTTTGCCTCCTTGCGAGCCAAGCCCCTTTGCCTTTGTGTCGATGAAGGGGCCAACTACAAGGAGGTCTCATCCGGCACGTGACTTAAAGTCTGGCCTCATCGGGCGGCTTCAAGATCGTTTTTTGGAAACTATCGAAGTCAGCTGCTCGTCCGTCCAGGAGGATAATCCGGAGGGGAGTGAGATGGAGATGGCAGAAGAGAATCCAACCGCCCCGGTGTTGGTCCCGGATGGGGGTTCATCCGGAGAGACCCAGCCAGCCGAGAATGATGGGACCCCGGACTCGGGGGAGGAGTCACTCCCTAATGCCTTGTCAGGGGGGAGTCCTGTTGATGATGCAGCTTGCATCTCTGCTAGCTCTTTCAGCTATGCAGAGTTGGGAGAGATGTTGAAACGGATTTCATCCGGCTCAGATGTTGATGTGCCTTTAGCAAAAATGTTCGAAGCGGCGGAAATGGTATAGTTTACTTCTTGATTTTTTGCCATACTGATGTGTTTGTCATATGGGTTGTAATTTTTGCACTTTTTGTTTGTGGGTTTTTCTGCAGTTGGTGAGCGGTGTTCGCGGCATGGCTCGACAACGTGATCTTTTTTCTGACTTGCTGCAGACTGCTAATTATATGAAGGCCTTCGTCTCTCAGTGCGAAAACAGTGAAAAAGAGTTGCGCTTGAGATTGGAGCAGGCCGAAGCCAGTTTATCCGCTGCTCGAGGGGACAACGAGGCTCTCCAAATAGAGCTTGATGAGGCAAAGAGTCGGGAGGAATCTACGGACGCCCGCCTGCATGAGGCGGAAGACGAGATGACCCAGCTGAGGGGGGAAGTGAGGCAACTCTGGACAAAGGTGTCTATTaagaaaaaacagagagaggatTTTCAGTTGTGTTTATCAGTGCAAAAAGAAGAGTTGGAGGCTGAGTTTGCTGCGGAAATGGAGGAACTTGAAGCGGACTACCAAAAGCAGGTAGATGAAATGTACTTCTTCGGCTACCGTTGCTGTATGAAGAAACATGGTATCAAGCGAGCGTCCCTTCGATTCCCCCAGGTGAGAAGGAGAAGCTGCGCGGCAAGCCTGCCCAATGAgaacttttctttttgtaatttttattgcTATCCTTTCCCTATATTTTGTAGTCCGGAGAACTCTTTGTATACAATTTTGACAAGTATTCAATAAAACATACTTTTTTCCAGATTGCACTTCTATTTCTTTCATTGGTAATACTGCTTTAGATTAGATACATTCCATGGTCGGAGCAATGGGGTTCCGTCTAGCTTTTGTAGATGATAGgctccactttcacttgtcttagATACTATATAGGGGTCTTCCTAGTTGGCTTGAAATTTTTCCGCTCCTGTCTCAGCAGTATTTTcgaaaacttttctaaggaccaACGTACCATTTTTTAAGCTTCTGGGCCTtactttgcgattgtaatgagcggatgccctttgttgatagtctGTCATCCGAATGGATGCAGTTTCTCTtacttcgtctgcccagtccaagTTTCTTCCTAACTCCGCGTTTACATCATCCTATCTTCCTGCCTCAGTCCGGATAGTGGGTAGCCCTATTTCAGTATGAATGATTGCATCCATACCGTATGCGAGGGCGAAGGGAGTGTTTCTTGTCGGACGTCCGGGTGTGGTTTGATAagcccacaggacgccgggtagctcttccacccactttcctttggcttactcgagccttttctttaaggcggtgattagagttttgtttgtggcctctgcttgcccattactttgaggataacacgatgtggagtatgaattccggatgtttagttccgaacagaaatttcGGAATGCGATGCTATCAAACTGTGGACCGTTGTCGGCTATAATGGTTTGGGGGATTCCGAAGCGGCAGatgatgtttttccatacgaacttggtgacatctttgtctttgatgctagcgtaTGCTTCAATttccacccatttactgaagtaatccgtGGCGACGAGCAGAAATTTCTTCTGGGCGGGTGTGGCTGGGaagggtcccactatgtccatgccccactgcgcgaagGGCCAGGGGCCTGAAATTGGTTTCAATGTTTCCGACGACACATGTGGTATGGGGGCATGCCTTTGAcatttgtcacattttttgacataggTTGTCGCATCTTTTTTCATCGTGGGCCAGTAATATCCTTGCGAATGGGCCTTATGCGCCAGAGATCGTCCTCCAGAATGATTTCCACATACTCCCTCGTGCAATTCAACTAATACATATAGGGCCTCTGAATGGTTTAGGCACCGAAGGTAGGGACTTGTGAAGGACCGTTTGTACaagtgccccccaatcagggtgaaacaGGCGGCTTGCACCCGAATCTTGTGTGCCTGCTTGGGATCCTTGGGCAGAGTGCCTGTCCAGAGGTACCCTACAATGTCGTTCGTCCACTCTTGGCCGTCTGCTTGTTTTGTCTCAATGGTATTGCAAGTGGAAGCTTCCGCGACGGAAGGGTTGActtgcacatgtataggcaacaatatggcttctttgatggggagggTGGCAGCTATGCCTGCCAAGGCGTCGGCGTGCCCATTTTCAGTtcgtctaattttttttatcgtCCACTCGGTGAATCGTTGCAAGGTGTCCCTTACTTTAGTTAGATATCGCGTCATTCGCGCATCCTTAGCTTCGTATTCCTTCTGGACGTGTCTTACCACGAGTTGGGAATCACTATAAACCCGGAGcctggagacggatagagccagggcgaggtccaatccggatagGATGGCCTCATATtccgcttcattgttagaggcggGGAACCCCATCCGGATGGCTTGTTCCAGATGCTCTCCTATTGGGGATTGCAGCAGGAGCCCTACCCCGGATCCTGATGATCGAGCGGCTCCATCGACTCGCAAAGTCCACCATTCTTTTTCTCTTGGTTCCTTGTGCTGGATAGGCTTTCGGGAGTATTccagcacgaagtcagccatcacttggcctttcatggacaactTGGGTTGGAACTCGATTCCATATTCGCTCAACTCTATGGCCTATTGAAGCATTCTTCCGGTTAGGTCCggcttgtgcagaatgttgcgaaggggcTGGTCAGTTAGCACGACCACCGGGTGGGCTTGGAAGTAAGGACGGAGCTTCTTGGCGGCGCTTCGAAGAGCTAAGGCCGTTAACTCCATCtttgaatatctggtttctacgtctgcTAATGTTCTACTGACGTAATAGACAGGTTTCTTCTCCTTGGGCGATGGGCAACGGAATAGAACCGCGCTAATTGCACACTCCGATACAGCTAGATACATGTACAATTTTTCTTCAGGGAGGGGACTGCTCAAGCTGGGCGGTTGCATGAGGcagtgtttaattttttcaaaagcgcTTTGACAGCTGTCTGTCCATCCGTTTGCTCCTGCTTTTCGTATCGCCAAGAAGAAGAGTCGCAGTTCATCAGTAAAATAGGCTATAAAACGCCCTAGCGCGACGAGCTTacctgtgaggcgttgtaactctTTCTTGCTCCTAGGGggtggtgtttccatgactgccttgacttgatccgggctaacctctatccccctttggctgaccataaatcctaggaatttgccagcacttacgccaaaggcgcatttagaatGATTCAACTTCATGTCATACTTCCtcaagaggtgaaaaacttcttgcaaATGGAGGACATGCTcctctcgagttttgcttttaaccacgatatcgtcaatatatacctctactgtGTGGCCGATTAAaggtttgaagatctttgtcatcagtCTCTGATAAGTGGTGCCAacatttttgagtccgaatgacATGACTTCGTAGCAATAGAggtcgtgtggcgttatgaaggCTGTTTTTTCCTCATTAGTtggggacatggggatttgttggtatccggagaaggcgtccaagaaagagagcatcccttgcctaGTAGTGgagtccacaatttgatctattcgtggtaaagggaaactgtcttttgggcatgcattattgaggttggtgtaGTCGACGCACACCTGccatttgccttcttttttgggCACCACCACAACATTTGTCAACCAATCCGGGTAAtctacttctctgatgaatccggcttccagCAACTTGTCTATCTCATCCCGGATAATTTTTTGTCTGTCCAGGTGAAAACGTCAAACCCTCTACCGGACGGGTCTGGTTGTTGGCAAGACGTTAAGCTTATGAGAGGTaatggagggatgaattcccttcatatcagaatgtgcccatgcgaagaCATCATGGTTTTGTATGAGGGCGTTCTGCATGTTATGTGTCTCTTTTGTTGTCAGGAGGGAACTGACATTCGTAAGGTGAGTACCTTCTTCCGAAATTTGGATCGTCTTCAAGGGATCTACTgtcgggggatctttgtccgccggactcaataattgctattggtcacgTGCATGGCTGGACTCAGGGAGAGAGGCATCCTCCTGGCTGGCCCCTGCTTCTCGTGCTATCTGGTAGCATTAGCGAGCGGCTAATTGGCTGCCATATAGGTCAATTTGCCCATCCTTGGTAAGGAAgcttaccatttgatgatatgtagaggggatgactttcatgtagTGCAGCCATGTGCACCCCAAGATAACATTGAAAGGTGATAAATCTTGTACCACCgaaaattgtacgttgagagtgactgggccagcttggaccaGCAGTACAATATCTCCCAAAGAATTGGTTGATGccccgttgaatccggacaagattcGCCCAGGGTTTTCAAGGCCTGTGAGACCGTGTCCCATGTGGCAAATGACCGATGCTTGTACAAGATCAGCCGAGCTGCCCGAGTCAACCAGGATGCGTCTCACGTCGAAGTCTCCTATCTCTAGAgacaggatgagggcgtcgTGGTGCGGCTGCAATATCCAGGTGgggtctactggtgggaaaatgattgttccatctatggggcgagggccccccccccccccaattaTCCCAGGCCAGATGGAATTGACACGCTCGCGCACCGATGCTGCCCGCAATAACTTTTGTCTCTTTCGTTTGGAGTCGTACTCCTCGTCGGATGGGcctccgttaatatagtttataacgaCTTTGGGGGCGGCTGGGGCCCTGGGGGCTCTAGAGTTGTGATTTCAGGAAGCGTCTCTGCCCCCGGCATCCgagcggaggtattgctttAAATGTCCCGCCCTTATGAGCCTTTCGACCAAATAATGGAGGCACCTGCATTCCTCCGTTATGTGACCATGCTCCTTGTGGAAGACACATTTTTTACTATGATCCCTTTTGGATGGGTTCGTTCCGAGcggtctaggccacctgaagtcggacatgtcttggatcatagggagaaacttctcatatgatatggaaaggGGTGTGAGGGGTGGCATTTCCGGGCGAATTGGCCCTTCCTGCCTTCAATCGGACGGCCTTGGCCAGTCCGAAAGTTTGGCACTTCTTTCGGCACCCCTTCTGGATGCCTGTCCGGCAACCAAGACTTGCTGGGTGGCTGCTCGCAcatcatcttcgagcattgagtaTTTGCTCGCACGTCGGAACAAGTCGTCCATCGTCGTAGGAGGCTTTTTAGCgagtgattcgaaaaatggggTTCCTGAACAGATGCTTTGCTTGAAGATCTGCAGGACAGCGTTCATGCTGTAAGCCTCTACCTGTAGTACGGCCTGACCAAACTGTTTCACGAACTCCCTTAAGGATTCGTTatcctgcatttttatgttttgcagagtgCTGATGTTCTGTTTATGTCGAGCGGAGTataagtattgtcccacgaagGCTTCCGATAGGTCCCTGAAATTAtcaacagagttgggaggtaggcgatgaaaccatgagagggtctGCCCTTGTAGGTTGGCGGGGAATACCTTGCATAGCAGCGGGTCGTTGCCTATATCGAGAGTCATGAgttgtcgataatgcatgatatggtcgaaGGGGTCGCTggacccatcgtatgtggagaATTTTGGTACGAGAAATCCCCTTGGGGACTCGTaatgaatgatatgagagcagaaaggcATGAAGAGCATGTCGTCCaaccttttgctgatggagtcAATGGGTTGCTCGTTTaggaggtttctcccagcttGTCGTGCCGTTAGGTGCGGGTGAACGTTCTGCACCATAGGGGTGACCATAGGGTCACGGTGCGGGAGAACGTTCTGCACCATAGGGGTGACCATAGGGTCAGGGTGCGCTGCCTAAgttgtggctactggtggcCTTGGCCTCCCAGGCTCCTATGGGCCTAGTCTCGCGCGCATTGAGTTTGATAACTGAGATTTTCTCTcgcgttgtctttttgctgaaaaatgagtAGAGTTTGAGCTTTTCTCATGGGGAATTCTGTGCATGGGCGTGTGTGGCTCATGTGGTCTAACGTTTCCTGTTTCTGGGATGGCTCCTGCTGTTCCAGGGTATATTGACTCTGGttctggccttgagtttgctacccGGCCTCTTGAATGCTGATGACGGGGAGGCCCCGTCGATGACGCCTGGATGCGTAGCACCgcgttttcttttcttaattttactGTCTCCTAGAGGAGAGCTTGTAGTTGTCGTTCGTttgccaactgtcttctttCGATGGCTCGGCGCCATTCAGAATTATCTTCCTCTCCCCTACCAGATGAACGACttcgggaaggtgtggccatctttgctagtgactgaatcaaTGATTTTCCCACAGACGGTGCCAATGTCGAGGCCTCGCATCCCtgatgatccacgtagttgccaaatggatggacgcacgatctcaaccaatatagattcctggttcagtcgttcctgcaaaaggcgtccggacagggtgtccggacactcCTTCCGATgattttgtcagccatggttagagagataaattagttggccttttactaggtatagcaagcttaccttcctccttgtgtgaaggttcatatatatagtacCAGAAACTCtgtttccctctttaatgatagggagatattttggcttgtcatg contains these protein-coding regions:
- the LOC104880868 gene encoding uncharacterized protein LOC104880868 encodes the protein MVTPMVQNVLPHRDPMVTPMVQNVHPHLTARQAGRNLLNEQPIDSISKRLDDMLFMPFCSHIIHYESPRGFLVPKFSTYDGSSDPFDHIMHYRQLMTLDIGNDPLLCKVFPANLQGQTLSWFHRLPPNSVDNFRDLSEAFVGQYLYSARHKQNISTLQNIKMQDNESLREFVKQFGQAVLQVEAYSMNAVLQIFKQSICSGTPFFESLAKKPPTTMDDLFRRASKYSMLEDDVRAATQQVLVAGQASRRGAERSAKLSDWPRPSD